GGATCGTTATCCAGGTCACTAACGCTATTGTTCACCCGGGCGTCTATTATCCCGTCCTTGTTACAGTCCCCGGGCATGCGGCCATAGCGATCGAAAAAGCTCCAGACCAGGGCCTCGATCCCCTTGAGATCACTCTGGACCCTCCGGATCCGAGCATTATTGATCAACTCCTGTCCTTTCAAAACCGCCCCCAAAAGGATACCAATGATCACCAAAACAATGGCCAACTCCACCAGAGTAAAACCCTTCTCATGAATGCGGCAGGACATAAAAACCTCCTTCCCACCTTTTTGAAAAGATCGTATAATGATAAACGAATTTTGTCAAGTTTTTAAGAGGAGGTGAGGTATGTTCTTTCCGGAATATCGCCCCCGCAGGCTCAGGCGCACCGAGGCCCTGCGGGCCATGGTCAGAGAAACGGAACTTTCGGTAAAGCACCTCATCTACCCCCTTTTCGTCTGTCCGGGGAAGGGGGTGCGGGAGGAGGTCTCCTCCATGCCCGGGGTCTTTCGGCTTTCGGTGGATGAAGCCGTACGCGAGGCCCGGGAAGTCTTTGAGCTGGGGGTCCCGGCGGTAATCCTTTTCGGCATCCCGGAGAAAAAGGACGAAGTGGGCTCCGAGGCTTACGCCAAGCGCGGGATCGTCCAGCGGGCCATCTCGGCCATCAAAAAGGAGGTTCCGGAACTCCTCGTGGTCACCGATGTCTGTCTCTGCGAGTACACCAGCCACGGCCACTGCGGAATCATCAAGGACAGCGAGGTGGACAACGACGCCACCCTTGAGCAGCTGGCCCGCATCGCGGTCTCGCACGCCCGGGCCGGAGCGGATATGGTGGCCCCTTCGGACATGATGGACGGACGAGTGGCCCGCATCCGCGAGGCCCTGGATGAGGCGGGCTTCAGCCACGTGCCCATCCTCTCTTACGCCGTTAAATACTGCTCCAGTTTTTACGGGCCTTTCCGCGAGGCGGCGGACTCCGCCCCGCAGTTCGGCGATCGGCGCAGCTATCAGATGGATCCGGCCAACGCCCGGGAAGCCCTGCGCGAGGCGGCGCTGGATATCGAAGAAGGGGCGGACATCCTCATGGTCAAACCCGCCCTGCCCTATCTGGACATCATCCGGGCCCTGCGGGAGGAGTTCAACCACCCCATCGCCGCCTATCAGGTAAGCGGAGAATACGCCATGATCAAGGCCGCGGCCCGCCTGGGCTGGCTCGATGAGGAACGGGTGATGCTGGAAAGCCTCCTTTCCATCCGCCGGGCCGGGGCGGACATTATCATCACTTACTTTGCCAAGGAGGTGGCCCGCAAGCTGGGAAGATAAGACCCGAAAAGGCTAGGCCCTCCTCCGGGCCCGGCGCGCCCGGAGGAGGGCAAGGGGGAGCACCTCATCCAGGTGTTTTACCGGAACGAATTCCAGCTTTCGCCGAAGCTCCGGGGGGATGTCCTCCAGATCCTTCAGGTTCTTCTCCGGAAGAAGGACCTTTTTGATCCCCTTGCGCAGGGCGGCCAGAGATTTCTCCTTAATGCCCCCCACGGGAAGAATCTTTCCGCGCAGGGTGATCTCCCCGGTCATGGCCACATCCTTGCGGACCGGCCGTTTGGAGAGGGCGGAGATCATGGCCACGGCCATGGTCACCCCCGCACTCGGCCCGTCCTTGGGAATGGCCCCGGAAGGGATGTGGATGTGTAAATCGTATTTTTCGTAAAATTTGGGGGGAATCCCCAGCTCCCGGGCCCGGGCCCGGATGTAAGAAAGGGCGGCCTGGGCACTTTCTTTCATGACCTCTCCCAGTTGTCCGGTGAGAATAAGATGGCCCTTGCCCTCCATGACCGTGACTTCAATATAAAGGACCTCCCCTCCGTAGGGGGTCCAGGCCAGGCCGGTGGCCACCCCGATTTCGTCTTCTTCCTGGCGGAGATCCTCCACATACTCCGGGGGCCCCAGGTATTTGTCCAGGTTGGCCGGGGTGATGCGAAAGGGTCCCTTCTCACCCTCGGCAATCCTGCGGGCCACCTTGCGGCAGAGGGCGGCCAATTTTCTTTCTAGCTCCCGCACCCCGGCCTCGGAGGTGTACTCCGAGATGACCTTGAAGATGGTGCGGTCGGAAAGCCGGAGATGATCCTCGGAAAGGCCGTGTTCCTTTAACTGGCGGGGCAGGAGATAGCGCCGGGCGATGACCAGTTTTTCCTCCGGGGTGTAGCCGGAAAGGTAGATGACCTCCATGCGATCGAGAAGGGCCGGAGGGATGGGGTCGGTCATGTTGGCCGTGGCGATGAATAAGACCCGGGAAAGATCAAAGGGCACCCCTAGATAATGGTCCACAAACTCCTTGTTCTGTTCGGGATCCAGGACCTCAAGGAGGGCTGCTGAGGGATCGCCCTGAAAGTCTGAGCAAAGTTTGTCCACCTCGTCGATCATGAAAACCGGGTTGTTGACCCCGGCTTGCTTGAGTCCCTGAATGATGCGGCCCGGCAGGGCCCCCACGTAAGTGCGCCGGTGTCCCCGGATCTCGGCCTCGTCCCGCACCCCGCCCAGGGAGACCCGCACGAACTTCCGCCCCAGGGCCCGGGCGATGGAACGCCCCAGGCTGGTCTTTCCCACCCCCGGAGGTCCTACAAAACAGAGAATAGGCCCCTTGGCCTGGGGATTGAGCTTCTTTACCGCCAGATACTCAAGAAGCCTTTCCTTGACCTTATCGAGGTCGTAATGGTCCTCGTCCAAAATGCGCTGGGCCTCCTTGAGGTCCAGGCGATCCCTGGTGCTCTTTTTCCAGGGAAGCTCTATGAGCCAATCCAGATAGGTACGGATGACCGTAGCCTCCGCCGTATCCGGATGCATCATCTCCAGGCGTGAGAGCTGTTTCAGGGCCTCCTTTTCCACCTCCTTGGGCATGCGGGCCTTTTTGATCTTCTCCCGCAGCTCTTCGATCTCCGCCTCCAGTTCATCGGTCTCCCCTAGCTCCCGCTTGATGGCCCGGAGTTGCTCCCGCAAAAAGTACTCCCGCTGGGAGCGGGCCATCTCCTCCTGGGCCTCGGTCTGGATCTTGGCCTGGAGGCTGGCGATCTCGAACTCCCGCTGAAGATAGCGATTGATCTTCTCCAGCCGGGGCAGACCATCGTAGGTCTCGAGAAGATCCTGGGCCTCGGAGATCCGGAAGCGCACGTGAGCGGCGATGAGGTCGGCCAGTTTTCCTGGCTCCTCCACCGAGGCCAGAAGGGCCGAAAGATCGGGATTGAGAAGGCCTCGCAGGGCCAGGACCTTTTCCGCGGTCTCTCGGGCCGAGCGCATAAGGGCCTCGGCGGCCACGGAAAGGGTCTCGGGCTCCTTTTCCCGTACCGGCTCAATGCGCACCTTGAAAAAGGGGTCGGTCTGGAGGAAGTCCCGGATCTCCACCCGGGCCAGGACCTGGAC
This portion of the Thermosulfurimonas marina genome encodes:
- the hemB gene encoding porphobilinogen synthase codes for the protein MFFPEYRPRRLRRTEALRAMVRETELSVKHLIYPLFVCPGKGVREEVSSMPGVFRLSVDEAVREAREVFELGVPAVILFGIPEKKDEVGSEAYAKRGIVQRAISAIKKEVPELLVVTDVCLCEYTSHGHCGIIKDSEVDNDATLEQLARIAVSHARAGADMVAPSDMMDGRVARIREALDEAGFSHVPILSYAVKYCSSFYGPFREAADSAPQFGDRRSYQMDPANAREALREAALDIEEGADILMVKPALPYLDIIRALREEFNHPIAAYQVSGEYAMIKAAARLGWLDEERVMLESLLSIRRAGADIIITYFAKEVARKLGR
- the lon gene encoding endopeptidase La: MMEEASFVSPELREGESIEVPEVLPLMAIRDIVLFPGMVIPLFVGREKSLAAVSEALSGEKLLVLVSQKDPMEEDPTPEKLYRVGVVGLIIRTFNLPENRLKVLVQVLARVEIRDFLQTDPFFKVRIEPVREKEPETLSVAAEALMRSARETAEKVLALRGLLNPDLSALLASVEEPGKLADLIAAHVRFRISEAQDLLETYDGLPRLEKINRYLQREFEIASLQAKIQTEAQEEMARSQREYFLREQLRAIKRELGETDELEAEIEELREKIKKARMPKEVEKEALKQLSRLEMMHPDTAEATVIRTYLDWLIELPWKKSTRDRLDLKEAQRILDEDHYDLDKVKERLLEYLAVKKLNPQAKGPILCFVGPPGVGKTSLGRSIARALGRKFVRVSLGGVRDEAEIRGHRRTYVGALPGRIIQGLKQAGVNNPVFMIDEVDKLCSDFQGDPSAALLEVLDPEQNKEFVDHYLGVPFDLSRVLFIATANMTDPIPPALLDRMEVIYLSGYTPEEKLVIARRYLLPRQLKEHGLSEDHLRLSDRTIFKVISEYTSEAGVRELERKLAALCRKVARRIAEGEKGPFRITPANLDKYLGPPEYVEDLRQEEDEIGVATGLAWTPYGGEVLYIEVTVMEGKGHLILTGQLGEVMKESAQAALSYIRARARELGIPPKFYEKYDLHIHIPSGAIPKDGPSAGVTMAVAMISALSKRPVRKDVAMTGEITLRGKILPVGGIKEKSLAALRKGIKKVLLPEKNLKDLEDIPPELRRKLEFVPVKHLDEVLPLALLRARRARRRA